A single Montipora foliosa isolate CH-2021 chromosome 7, ASM3666993v2, whole genome shotgun sequence DNA region contains:
- the LOC138011008 gene encoding uncharacterized protein, which yields MDLAKMGYKTHLEEGVGILPSLKAPVAHQEGHFVPNDGWLDAEVVAREMRHARGADGVRLFQSSEFLTSLQIVSFFSRQSATLRQKDPADEADIRASQEEANFSAAKDVVETIQLNHPLVYDQYNLCEMALSGNLKVLKLPMLQRLCEDLGLDAPVPPVRKKAPYLALLEEIAKKCTCRK from the exons ATGGATTTAGCGAAAATGGGGTACAAGACCCATTTGGAAGAAGGTGTTGGCATATTGCCCTCTCTTAAAGCCCCAGTTGCTCACCAGGAGGGTCACTTTGTACCAAATGACGGATGG CTTGACGCCGAGGTTGTGGCGAGGGAAATGAGACACGCCCGTGGAGCAGATGGTGTGCGACTTTTCCAGTCCTCAGAATTCCTAACCAGTTTGCAGATTGTGTCCTTCTTCTCAAGGCAAAGCGCTACACTACGGCAAAAGGACCCAGCAGATGAAGCCGATATCCGGGCATCTCAAGAGGAAGCTAACTTTAGTGCAGCGAAGGATGTCGTTGAAACTATTCAGCTCAACCATCCTCTGGTATACGATCAGTACAACCTATGTGAGATGGCGCTCAGTGGTAACTTGAAAGTCCTCAAGCTACCGATGCTTCAGCGCTTGTGCGAGGATCTCGGCCTTGATGCACCTGTCCCGCCTGTGCGCAAGAAGGCTCCATACTTGGCACTCTTAGAGGAAATAGCCAAAAAGTGCACATGCCGAAAGTAA